The region TGACCGTGCATGCAGCATTGGCGGGTTACGATCCCGCCCAGACGCGGACGGACTGCCTCCGGCACGATCGCGCTCGCTTGCTACGCCCGAGCTGGGCGGAGCTCGATTTTGGCGCGCTGAGCCGGAATGTCGCCGCGACGCGCAAACGGGTCGGCCCGGATGTCCGCATCTATTTCGTCTGCAAGGGCGACGGTTTCGGCTTCGGAGCCGCCGCGGTCGCGAAGGCTGCGGAACGGGCGGGTGTCGATGGCTTCTGCGCAGGCAGCCCGGATGAGGTCGTTTCGATCCGCAGCACCGGGACGACGCTCCCGGTCCTGCTGTTCGCCTCCACCATCCCGGCCGACCTGCCGGCCGCGGCGCGGCTCGGTGCCACGGTGACGGTGCAGAGCATCGCCGATGCGGAGGCGGTGATCGCCGCGGGCGAAGCGATCGAGGTCTTCGTCGAGGTCGATTGCGGTCTCGGCCGCTATGGTTTGCGCCGCGAGCAATGGCCGGGCGTGCTGCAGCGCCTTCGCGCCGCTGGTCATGTCGCGGTTCGGGGCCTGTACTCGCATTTGAGCGCGCCGGACGATCCCGCAACGAGCAGGGATCAAGCCGCACTCTTCCGGCAGGCGGCGGCCGATGCCGCCGCAGCCGGGCATGACGATCTCACCCTCATGCTCGCATCGAGCCGTGTGGTGCTGGCCTATCCCGACATGCTCTTCAATGCGGTCGATCCCGGGCGGCTGATCTATGGCGGAGGGCTCGACGAGAACTGGATGGAGATCGGCGCTCTCTCGCCTTTGCTCAAGGCCGTGAAATCCCGGATCATCCAGATCCAGGAGCACCCTCCCGGCACCGTGCTCGGCATAGGCTATGGCGCGCCGATCGCCATCGCGCACGGCATGCGCACCGCAGTCGCGCCCATCGGCTTCTGGGACGGGCTGAACCATATCCCGCCACTGGGCGAAGTCCTGATCCGCGGCCGGCGCTGTCCTGTGCTGGGCCGCCGGACCTTCCAGCATTCGGTCCTCGATGTGACTGCGCTCGGCGATGTCGCACTCGGTGACGAGGTCGTCGTCCTCGGCCGGCAGGGAACCGAGGAAATCTCGATCCACGATCTCGCCAGGGCAATCGGCATTCCCGTCATCGAACTGGTTCCCCGGCTCGCACGGTGCTTGCCACATGTGTATGTCGATGAGGCGCAGGAGAGGGGCGGTCCGGGTGAGTGAGGAAAGGGCGGGGCAAGCGACGAGCGAGCCCAGGACCGTCACGATCAAGGATGTCGCCAGCCGGGCCGGGGTCGGCCTCGGCACCGTCTCGCGCGTCCTCAACGGAAACGAGAATGTCGCGCCCCAGTTGCGCGACCAGGTCTTCCGGGCCGTTCAGGAGCTCGGCTATCGTCCCAACTCCGTGGCCCGCTCCATGCGGCTCGGCAAGAGCTACGCCGTGGGCTGCCTCGTCACGGATATCCGGCAGCCGATCGCGGCCGAAATGATCGCAGCGGCGGAGACGACGCTCGGCCGGGCCGGCTACACGCTGATTGTCGCGAGCACCCATTTCGACAACGGGCGCGAGGCCGAGATTTTATCGTTGATGCAGAACCGCGTCGTCGACGGCATGCTTTTGACCGTCAATCGCGACAACGACCCGGATGTGGCGCAGCGGCTCGCCGCGATCAACATCCCGATGGTGCTGTGGGAACGCAGCCCGAGCGGCGGCTTCGATACCGTTCTGACCAAGCATCGGGACGGCGCCCGCAGCGCGACCGCTCATCTCCTCGAACTGGGACACCGCGAGATCGCGCTCGTCGCCGGTCATCTCGACACATGGGTCGGCCGGGAACAAAAGGCGGGCTTCGATGCCGCGTTCGCAGACCACGGGCTTGAGGCGGCGGCAGGTCTCGTCTTCGAGGTCGGTCTGTTCAAGATGCGCGAACTGGAGGCGTTATGCCGCCGGGAACGGCCGATCACGGCCATCATCGCCAATATCGACGAGATCCCCGGGATCCTGCGCTTCTGCGCGAAGCGCGGCCTGATGCTGCCGCGCGACCTGTCGATCGTCTCGATCGGTGACGCCAGCATCCTGGAAGTCATGACGCCCTCGATCACGGCGGTACGCGGCAACGGCACGAAAGTGGCGCAGCTCGCAGCCAATCTCCTGCTGAAGAAAATGTCCGACAAGCAGCCCGAGACCGTGCCGGAGCGTCTCACCGTCGGGATGCAGCTCAAGGTCCGGCGTTCCACCGCTCCTTTGGGCACGGGTGGCGAGAATGGCTCGGGCCGCCAGGGGCGTGTCTGAGCCCGATCGCTCATGATGGAGAAGACCGGGGTGCCCCTCCATGTCAGAACGCCTACCTGCTACTCACTGGCTCTCTCCCGCGCGAGCGGCCGCAAGGTCTGGCTGAAGCTTGAATCTCTCCAGCCCACGGGATCGTTCAAGCTCCGCGGCATCGGCCTTGCGTGTCAGCACCATGCACGGCACGGTGCCAAACGCTTCGTCAGCTCCTCCGGGGGCAACGCCGGGATCGCCGCCGCCTATGCCGGGCGCGAGCTTGGCATCCCGGTCACGGTGGTCGTTCCCGAGACGACACCGGCAAGGGCGCGGCGCCGCATCTCCGACATGGATGCCGAAATCCTTGTGCATGGCGCCTCCTGGCAGGAGGCGAACGAGCACACGCTCGCGATGCTGGGAGACGGCGATGCGTTCATCCACCCTTTCGACGACCCGGTGGTCTGGTCAGGGCATTCGACGATCATCGACGAGGTGGTCGAGGATGGCGTGCGGCCTGACCTCGTCGTTCTCTCCGTCGGCGGCGGAGGATTGCTCAGCGGCGTCGTCAAAGGCCTGCAGCGCCACGAGCTGACGACCCCCGTTCTGGCCATGGGGACGACCGGTGCCTCCTGCCTTGCCCAATCGGTTGCCCGCAAGGAACGCATCGTCCTGCCGGCGATCGACAGCATCGCGACCTCGCTCGGCGCCCGCCAAGTCGCGGAGCATGCGTTCGCCCTGCTGTCGAAGCATCGCATCGGCTGCGCCGTGGTGTCGGATCTTCAGGCGGTCGATGCCTGCCTGCGTTTCCTCGACGATCATCGCATTCTCGTCGAGCCGGCCTGCGGGGCGAGCATCGCTGCGATCTACGAGCAGGTGGCCGAACTCGCCGATTTCCAGAACATCCTGGTCATCGTGTGTGGTGGGGCGCTCGCGAGCGTGGAGCAGTTGACGGCATGGCGTCGCAGCCTTCCTTCAACGAATGCGTCCTGAGTTCAGGTCAAGCTGCGCGTACGACGTGTGAGGCCTGGCTCAAATCTAGCGATGGATGATTGCGATGACGGTCGATTTCCAGGACAGCTTCATCGAGCGGGCAGCCCTCGTCGTCATGCACTATCAGGTGGATGTGTTCGACATCCTGTTCGGCGAGCAGCCATCGCCCCTGCTGGATCGTTGCAACGCCTTGATCCGGCGCTGGCGCTCGACCGGCCGGCCTGTGTTCTTCCCGAATTTTTCCTTGGGCGCAGGCTATGAGCATGCACCGCCGGCGAGCAACCGCCAGATCACCCCTTATCTCCCGAGCGGGCGATTTCGGACCGGGCTGCCTGTCACAGGGTTAGCCGTGAAGACAGGAGATCTCTTCTACGCATGTCCGCGCGCCAGCGTCTTTCATGGCACGTCACTCGACGCGGATCTCAGGACGCGCGGAGTAAGCACCCTCGTCATGGCTGGGATAAGCACGACCGGCGTCGTTCTTTCGAGCGTCGCCTGGGCCTGCGATGCGGATTACGATATCCGCCTGGTCGAAGACTGCTGCTACGATCCTGACCAGGACGCGCATGAGGCGCTGTTCCGCTCTGGTTTTGGAGGGCGCGTGCAGGTGGTGAGCGGGGTGCGTTGAGAGCTGACCCGGTTTAACTGAACAGTTTCCGGGCTCTTGCTAAGTGGGTTTCGGCCTTGGTTATGCCGCAGCGGCGATTGGCAGCAGCGCGTTGAAGTAAGTTGGTCCGGCGTTTGCCGGGCCAAGCCCTGGTGCCGCTTCAGGGGCTGAATCGTACTGTCAGTGCGTGCCCCTGCATGTCTGCTTCCGGGCGATCGCCTAGAGTCGGCTATTGGCGCATTGCGCCTCTAAGCTCTCTCAGCCGACGTAAAACCAACGGCGATGAAGGACTCTGCAAGCCTGTTCGAGGTCGTGGCCTCCGCAAATGTCAGCCGTTGGTGCAGAGCATCTGCCGAAGGTCTTCGTGGAGATCATCTTGATCCTCCAATCCGATCGACAACCGTACCAGCCCCGGTGGACAGTCGGACGCCTCTCCTTCTGTGCTTCGCCTGTGTTCGATGAGGCTTTCGGGCGATCCGAGCGAGGTTGATGAACGGAATATCTTGGCGCGGGAGCACAGGGCAACGGCTGCCGCGGCATCATCGAGCTCGAAGGAGAGCATGCCGCCGAAGCCGCCCTTGAACTGGCGGCGGGCCAGTTCGTGCTGGGGGTGCTGCGGCAGGCCCGGATAATGCACGGCCCGCAGCTGGGGCTGGAGCGCAAGCCATGAGGCCAGCGCCCAGGCCGTCTTGGAGACGCGTTCCATCCTGAGTGCCAGGGATCGCATGCCGCGCAGGAGGAGCCAGCCCTCGAAGGGCGGCAGGATGCTGCCTTGCGCCTCGCGGGCCGCTACGATCTCACGCCACCACGCATCGTTCTCTGACGCGACGAGGACGCCGGCGACCAGATCGCCATGGCCGTTGAGATACTTCGTCGCCGAATGCAGCACGAGATCGGCGCCCAGCGTCAGCGGCCGGCAGAGCACCGGGGTCGCCGCCGTCGCATCGACCAGCAGCCTGGCGCCGTGACGATGCGCCAGCGCTGCCAGCCCAGCAATATCCGGCACCCGCCAGAGCGGGTTGCTTGGGCATTCGGCCCAGACCAGACGTGTCGGCGCGGCAGCGAGACTCCGGTCGACCGCATCGAGATCGCAGAGATCGACTTGCTCCAGTCCTAAGCCGAAGCGTGAGGCGAACGCGCCGATGATGCGCCCGAACTCGTAATAAAGGCCGCGGTCGATGAGCAGCCGATCGCCCGGCCTGAGGGTCGCGAGCACAGCCTGAGCAGCAGCCGCGCCCGCCCCGAAGGCAGCCGCCGCCTCGCCACCATCGAGCTGGCGAAGAATGGTCTCGATAAGTGTCGCTCCGCTGTTTTCCGAGCGGGCATAACCCATCGCGCCGTCGCCGCCCGGTCGTCGATGGGTCACGCCAGGATGGATCGACGGTACCAACCCGCCTGTCGAAGGATCGGCGACGTGATCGAGCTGGGCGAGAATGGTTGCAGCGTGCATTGAGAAGATTCTGCTCCAAGGGCGGCCCACTTTAGAAGCTCGTTGTCGATTGTCGATCCTCGATCCGATTGCGATGGCTAAGGATCTGTGCGACGTTCCGCCTCCCTTACCGTCCGTCAGAGCTGAGATGACCGCCGACCGACCCAACGATCCCGCCGCCGATATCGAGCGACATGTCGCGGCCATCGAACCGCAACTGATCGCGGTCCGGCGCGATATCCACGCCCATCCGGAAATCGGTTTCGAGACGGTGCGGACGGCCGAGCTTGTCGCGCATGAACTGGAGCGCATCGGGCTCGCGCCCCGGCGTGGCGTGGGACGCACCGGCGTCGTCGCGGAGATCGCCGGCGGGTCGCCTGGTCCTTGCCTGCTGATCCGTGCCGACATGGACGCGCTGCCGATGCAGGAGCGGACGGGCCTGCCCTTCGCCAGCACCATCCCCGGCAAAATGCACGCCTGCGGCCATGACCTGCACACGGCGACCTTGCTCGGTGTCGCCTCAGTGCTGCAGACGATGGCACCTCAGCTGCGAGGCAGCGTGCGGCTGGTGTTCCAGCCGGCGGAGGAGACGGTGGAAAGCGGAGCCGCCGCCATGATCGCCGACGGCGCTGCCGACGGCGCCGCCATCGCGCTCGCTTTCCACAACCGGCCCGAAATGCCGGTCGGCCGCTTCGGCTATGTCCGGGGAGCGTCCACAGCATCCAGCGACGAGTTCGACGTGATCGTGCGTGGCAAGTCGGGCCACGCGGCCCGTCCGCATTCCGCGCTCGATCCGATC is a window of Bosea sp. F3-2 DNA encoding:
- the alr gene encoding alanine racemase; translation: MTVHAALAGYDPAQTRTDCLRHDRARLLRPSWAELDFGALSRNVAATRKRVGPDVRIYFVCKGDGFGFGAAAVAKAAERAGVDGFCAGSPDEVVSIRSTGTTLPVLLFASTIPADLPAAARLGATVTVQSIADAEAVIAAGEAIEVFVEVDCGLGRYGLRREQWPGVLQRLRAAGHVAVRGLYSHLSAPDDPATSRDQAALFRQAAADAAAAGHDDLTLMLASSRVVLAYPDMLFNAVDPGRLIYGGGLDENWMEIGALSPLLKAVKSRIIQIQEHPPGTVLGIGYGAPIAIAHGMRTAVAPIGFWDGLNHIPPLGEVLIRGRRCPVLGRRTFQHSVLDVTALGDVALGDEVVVLGRQGTEEISIHDLARAIGIPVIELVPRLARCLPHVYVDEAQERGGPGE
- a CDS encoding LacI family DNA-binding transcriptional regulator — translated: MSEERAGQATSEPRTVTIKDVASRAGVGLGTVSRVLNGNENVAPQLRDQVFRAVQELGYRPNSVARSMRLGKSYAVGCLVTDIRQPIAAEMIAAAETTLGRAGYTLIVASTHFDNGREAEILSLMQNRVVDGMLLTVNRDNDPDVAQRLAAINIPMVLWERSPSGGFDTVLTKHRDGARSATAHLLELGHREIALVAGHLDTWVGREQKAGFDAAFADHGLEAAAGLVFEVGLFKMRELEALCRRERPITAIIANIDEIPGILRFCAKRGLMLPRDLSIVSIGDASILEVMTPSITAVRGNGTKVAQLAANLLLKKMSDKQPETVPERLTVGMQLKVRRSTAPLGTGGENGSGRQGRV
- a CDS encoding pyridoxal-phosphate dependent enzyme is translated as MPLHVRTPTCYSLALSRASGRKVWLKLESLQPTGSFKLRGIGLACQHHARHGAKRFVSSSGGNAGIAAAYAGRELGIPVTVVVPETTPARARRRISDMDAEILVHGASWQEANEHTLAMLGDGDAFIHPFDDPVVWSGHSTIIDEVVEDGVRPDLVVLSVGGGGLLSGVVKGLQRHELTTPVLAMGTTGASCLAQSVARKERIVLPAIDSIATSLGARQVAEHAFALLSKHRIGCAVVSDLQAVDACLRFLDDHRILVEPACGASIAAIYEQVAELADFQNILVIVCGGALASVEQLTAWRRSLPSTNAS
- a CDS encoding isochorismatase family protein; the encoded protein is MTVDFQDSFIERAALVVMHYQVDVFDILFGEQPSPLLDRCNALIRRWRSTGRPVFFPNFSLGAGYEHAPPASNRQITPYLPSGRFRTGLPVTGLAVKTGDLFYACPRASVFHGTSLDADLRTRGVSTLVMAGISTTGVVLSSVAWACDADYDIRLVEDCCYDPDQDAHEALFRSGFGGRVQVVSGVR
- a CDS encoding PLP-dependent aspartate aminotransferase family protein, yielding MHAATILAQLDHVADPSTGGLVPSIHPGVTHRRPGGDGAMGYARSENSGATLIETILRQLDGGEAAAAFGAGAAAAQAVLATLRPGDRLLIDRGLYYEFGRIIGAFASRFGLGLEQVDLCDLDAVDRSLAAAPTRLVWAECPSNPLWRVPDIAGLAALAHRHGARLLVDATAATPVLCRPLTLGADLVLHSATKYLNGHGDLVAGVLVASENDAWWREIVAAREAQGSILPPFEGWLLLRGMRSLALRMERVSKTAWALASWLALQPQLRAVHYPGLPQHPQHELARRQFKGGFGGMLSFELDDAAAAVALCSRAKIFRSSTSLGSPESLIEHRRSTEGEASDCPPGLVRLSIGLEDQDDLHEDLRQMLCTNG
- a CDS encoding M20 family metallopeptidase, which codes for MTADRPNDPAADIERHVAAIEPQLIAVRRDIHAHPEIGFETVRTAELVAHELERIGLAPRRGVGRTGVVAEIAGGSPGPCLLIRADMDALPMQERTGLPFASTIPGKMHACGHDLHTATLLGVASVLQTMAPQLRGSVRLVFQPAEETVESGAAAMIADGAADGAAIALAFHNRPEMPVGRFGYVRGASTASSDEFDVIVRGKSGHAARPHSALDPIVAASAMVMQLQTAISRVMDPTHSAVLTIGHIQGGSTHNIIPDSCLFQGTVRCRSTESRDTMEAAFRRICEGVAASMGVTCEIDYKRGAPALINDDKVVDAVIGSLSAQFGAGRIGHLEGRFGAEDFSYFSERIPSCQLLVGSSQPGRDDRVHNSDYQPDERCIGLGVAALSRTALDILS